A stretch of Planococcus citri chromosome 5, ihPlaCitr1.1, whole genome shotgun sequence DNA encodes these proteins:
- the LOC135846650 gene encoding facilitated trehalose transporter Tret1-like isoform X2 — MLHTREFSSFAVIFENRKMVKSRETLNQVLSLMTVLLNELSLGLGSGWIAPTLKLLRTSAVGNLVLTMEECSWIASLDHFGKIFGAILAAIFLDITGRKNLLMYCALLFFLQWVLILFGNSAMVLYIARIAFGVAFGINDGTNSVYLGENSSPLIRGIFGAVAISLNFLGLMAEIALGTYASYRTTAAVNTAITFLCVLSVFWMKEPVQYLIMRGKYQKAEKNFLWLRGVTDVSQVKSEFEKITQNVHSENTKKSSIRTVLTSRANYKSVTIMFVIYALAASTGYYPIISFASLFFTETNMLTADELTILIGVFQFVIISSTSIIVDRFPRRTIIMVSFSCIALVHAGTALIYYVHHNIVPVPYFPWLIFIGVSLFVGLHAFVYPAIFLIRSELFPLSIKAIGGCISVVGYAALSFLTTKMFLYIYQFYGFYLNFLIFSAISLLLVLYVYWVLPETRNKSLVEIQEDLERKK; from the coding sequence TTTTGTTGAACGAGCTAAGTTTAGGTCTCGGAAGCGGTTGGATAGCGCCAACGTTGAAATTACTCAGAACATCGGCGGTGGGAAACTTGGTCTTGACGATGGAAGAATGCTCGTGGATAGCCTCCTTGgaccattttggcaaaatattcgGCGCCATTTTGGCCGCCATATTCCTCGACATCACCGGCCGCAAGAACTTACTGATGTACTGCGCTTTGTTGTTTTTCCTTCAATGGGTGTTGATTCTGTTTGGAAATTCGGCTATGGTATTGTACATAGCTCGAATAGCGTTTGGAGTAGCATTCGGTATAAACGACGGCACGAATTCCGTTTATTTGGGGGAGAATAGTTCGCCACTTATAAGGGGTATTTTCGGAGCGGTGGCTATTTCTTTGAATTTCCTCGGATTAATGGCTGAGATCGCTTTGGGCACATACGCATCGTATCGGACAACAGCAGCTGTCAATACAGCTATAACTTTCTTATGCGTTTTATCGGTATTTTGGATGAAGGAACCGGTACAGTATTTGATAATGAGAGGAAAGTACCAAAAAGCTGAGAAGAATTTCCTGTGGTTGCGAGGCGTCACGGACGTGAGCCAGGTGAAGAGTGAATTCGAGAAGATAACGCAAAATGTGCATAGTGAAAACACGAAGAAATCGTCTATCAGAACGGTACTCACTTCTAGGGCTAATTACAAAAGCGTTACTATAATGTTCGTCATCTACGCACTGGCCGCATCTACCGGATACTATCCTATTATTTCGTTCGCCTCGTTATTCTTCACCGAAACCAATATGCTGACAGCAGACGAGCTCACAATTCTAATCGGAGTCTTTCAATTCGTCATCATATCGTCTACTTCGATCATCGTGGACCGATTCCCCAGACGTACGATCATCATGGTCTCATTCTCCTGCATCGCCTTAGTCCATGCTGGCACAGCTTTGATCTACTACGTCCACCATAATATCGTTCCGGTGCCATACTTTCCTTGGCTGATCTTCATCGGCGTCTCGTTATTCGTCGGTCTGCACGCGTTCGTGTATCCGGCCATTTTCTTAATACGTAGCGAACTTTTCCCTCTCAGTATTAAGGCCATAGGTGGATGCATCTCGGTTGTCGGATACGCTGCACTGAGCTTCCTCACCACCAAGATGTTCTTGTATATTTACCAATTCTACggattttatttgaatttcctCATATTTTCCGCCATTAGTTTGTTACTAGTCTTATATGTGTACTGGGTATTGCCCGAGACGCGAAACAAATCCTTGGTAGAAATACAAGAAGATCTAGAGCGGAAGAAGTGA
- the LOC135846650 gene encoding facilitated trehalose transporter Tret1-like isoform X4, with translation MTKSTETLHQTLSLMTVLLNELSLGLGSGWIAPTLKLLRTSAVGNLVLTMEECSWIASLDHFGKIFGAILAAIFLDITGRKNLLMYCALLFFLQWVLILFGNSAMVLYIARIAFGVAFGINDGTNSVYLGENSSPLIRGIFGAVAISLNFLGLMAEIALGTYASYRTTAAVNTAITFLCVLSVFWMKEPVQYLIMRGKYQKAEKNFLWLRGVTDVSQVKSEFEKITQNVHSENTKKSSIRTVLTSRANYKSVTIMFVIYALAASTGYYPIISFASLFFTETNMLTADELTILIGVFQFVIISSTSIIVDRFPRRTIIMVSFSCIALVHAGTALIYYVHHNIVPVPYFPWLIFIGVSLFVGLHAFVYPAIFLIRSELFPLSIKAIGGCISVVGYAALSFLTTKMFLYIYQFYGFYLNFLIFSAISLLLVLYVYWVLPETRNKSLVEIQEDLERKK, from the coding sequence TTTTGTTGAACGAGCTAAGTTTAGGTCTCGGAAGCGGTTGGATAGCGCCAACGTTGAAATTACTCAGAACATCGGCGGTGGGAAACTTGGTCTTGACGATGGAAGAATGCTCGTGGATAGCCTCCTTGgaccattttggcaaaatattcgGCGCCATTTTGGCCGCCATATTCCTCGACATCACCGGCCGCAAGAACTTACTGATGTACTGCGCTTTGTTGTTTTTCCTTCAATGGGTGTTGATTCTGTTTGGAAATTCGGCTATGGTATTGTACATAGCTCGAATAGCGTTTGGAGTAGCATTCGGTATAAACGACGGCACGAATTCCGTTTATTTGGGGGAGAATAGTTCGCCACTTATAAGGGGTATTTTCGGAGCGGTGGCTATTTCTTTGAATTTCCTCGGATTAATGGCTGAGATCGCTTTGGGCACATACGCATCGTATCGGACAACAGCAGCTGTCAATACAGCTATAACTTTCTTATGCGTTTTATCGGTATTTTGGATGAAGGAACCGGTACAGTATTTGATAATGAGAGGAAAGTACCAAAAAGCTGAGAAGAATTTCCTGTGGTTGCGAGGCGTCACGGACGTGAGCCAGGTGAAGAGTGAATTCGAGAAGATAACGCAAAATGTGCATAGTGAAAACACGAAGAAATCGTCTATCAGAACGGTACTCACTTCTAGGGCTAATTACAAAAGCGTTACTATAATGTTCGTCATCTACGCACTGGCCGCATCTACCGGATACTATCCTATTATTTCGTTCGCCTCGTTATTCTTCACCGAAACCAATATGCTGACAGCAGACGAGCTCACAATTCTAATCGGAGTCTTTCAATTCGTCATCATATCGTCTACTTCGATCATCGTGGACCGATTCCCCAGACGTACGATCATCATGGTCTCATTCTCCTGCATCGCCTTAGTCCATGCTGGCACAGCTTTGATCTACTACGTCCACCATAATATCGTTCCGGTGCCATACTTTCCTTGGCTGATCTTCATCGGCGTCTCGTTATTCGTCGGTCTGCACGCGTTCGTGTATCCGGCCATTTTCTTAATACGTAGCGAACTTTTCCCTCTCAGTATTAAGGCCATAGGTGGATGCATCTCGGTTGTCGGATACGCTGCACTGAGCTTCCTCACCACCAAGATGTTCTTGTATATTTACCAATTCTACggattttatttgaatttcctCATATTTTCCGCCATTAGTTTGTTACTAGTCTTATATGTGTACTGGGTATTGCCCGAGACGCGAAACAAATCCTTGGTAGAAATACAAGAAGATCTAGAGCGGAAGAAGTGA
- the LOC135846650 gene encoding facilitated trehalose transporter Tret1-like isoform X3, with product MLHTREFSSFAVIFENRKMVKSRETLNQVLSLMTVCLNEFALGVGNGWIPPTLSILQNSGAEKSLTMEEASWIASLEHIGKIFGALLTAFLLDIIGRKKLLTFSALSFAAMWCGILCSKSVLIIYLSRILFGLAYGVNDGTNSVYLGENSSPIVRGVFGSVTISLYYFGLLLELAVAGYFSVTTTAIINSVIMFSTFLCTFWMVEPAQFLLMKGKSERAKKNFLWLKGVRDISEVQHEFEKIQQNANAEITKKSSYMKIFTSPANYKSVLIMFAVYVMSGSTGYYPIMSFASVTFSSTEILTQNQLIILFGICQFVVGMVTSFVIDKFNRRSIMLVGYTMICIVHAFTAILYYVQDNLTQIPYFPWLTFVSITVYAMIYAFVYPAVFLIRSELFPLSVKAVGGCIAVVGYSLMSFLMTKIFLYVSVNFGIHVNFIMFSCISLTLAFFIYFLVPETRNKSLIEIQEILEKEN from the coding sequence TCTGTTTGAACGAATTCGCCCTGGGCGTCGGCAACGGCTGGATTCCACCGACATTGAGCATTTTACAAAACAGCGGAGCTGAGAAGTCGTTGACGATGGAAGAAGCTTCGTGGATCGCATCCCTCGAGCATATCGGTAAAATATTCGGAGCTCTGCTAACAGCCTTTTTACTCGACATAATCGGCCGTAAAAAGCTACTAACTTTCAGCGCTCTGTCGTTTGCTGCCATGTGGTGTGGTATTTTGTGCAGTAAATCTGTGCTGATCATATACCTGAGTCGTATACTGTTTGGACTCGCTTACGGAGTCAACGATGGTACAAATAGCGTGTACCTGGGTGAAAACAGCTCGCCGATTGTACGCGGGGTATTCGGTTCGGTGACGATCTCGTTGTACTATTTCGGGTTGCTGTTGGAATTGGCGGTTGCTGGTTATTTTTCCGTTACGACCACCGCCATCATAAACTCGGTCATAATGTTTTCCACATTCCTGTGTACTTTCTGGATGGTCGAACCAGCTCAATTTTTACTCATGAAAGGCAAATCCGAACGAGCCAAGAAAAACTTCTTGTGGCTAAAAGGAGTCAGAGATATATCCGAGGTACAGCACGAATTcgagaaaattcaacaaaatgccAACGCCGAAATAACCAAGAAATCGTCTTACATGAAGATTTTCACCTCTCCGGCCAATTACAAAAGTGTATTGATCATGTTCGCCGTCTACGTTATGTCCGGATCGACCGGATACTACCCGATTATGTCGTTCGCTTCGGTTACATTTTCTTCGACAGAAATTCTCACCCAAAACCAGTTGATCATATTGTTCGGAATTTGCCAATTCGTAGTCGGAATGGTCACATCTTTCgttattgataaatttaatcGTAGATCGATTATGTTGGTCGGTTACACGATGATCTGCATCGTGCACGCGTTCACTGCCATTTTGTATTACGTGCAGGATAATTTAACTCAGATACCGTATTTTCCATGGCTTACGTTCGTTTCCATCACTGTGTATGCCATGATTTATGCCTTCGTGTATCCTGCGGTGTTCCTTATTCGTAGCGAATTATTTCCTCTGAGTGTCAAAGCAGTTGGTGGTTGCATCGCTGTCGTAGGGTATTCCTTGATGAGCTTTTTGATGACTAAGATTTTCCTATATGTGTCTGTCAACTTTGGTATCCATGTAAATTTCATTATGTTTTCTTGTATTAGTTTGACTCTGGCGTTTTTCATCTATTTCCTCGTACCTGAGACTAGGAATAAGTCTTTGATTGAAATACAGGAGATTTTGGAGAAAGAAAATTAG
- the LOC135846650 gene encoding facilitated trehalose transporter Tret1-like isoform X7, which translates to MTKSTETLHQTLSLMTVCLNEFALGVGNGWIPPTLSILQNSGAEKSLTMEEASWIASLEHIGKIFGALLTAFLLDIIGRKKLLTFSALSFAAMWCGILCSKSVLIIYLSRILFGLAYGVNDGTNSVYLGENSSPIVRGVFGSVTISLYYFGLLLELAVAGYFSVTTTAIINSVIMFSTFLCTFWMVEPAQFLLMKGKSERAKKNFLWLKGVRDISEVQHEFEKIQQNANAEITKKSSYMKIFTSPANYKSVLIMFAVYVMSGSTGYYPIMSFASVTFSSTEILTQNQLIILFGICQFVVGMVTSFVIDKFNRRSIMLVGYTMICIVHAFTAILYYVQDNLTQIPYFPWLTFVSITVYAMIYAFVYPAVFLIRSELFPLSVKAVGGCIAVVGYSLMSFLMTKIFLYVSVNFGIHVNFIMFSCISLTLAFFIYFLVPETRNKSLIEIQEILEKEN; encoded by the coding sequence TCTGTTTGAACGAATTCGCCCTGGGCGTCGGCAACGGCTGGATTCCACCGACATTGAGCATTTTACAAAACAGCGGAGCTGAGAAGTCGTTGACGATGGAAGAAGCTTCGTGGATCGCATCCCTCGAGCATATCGGTAAAATATTCGGAGCTCTGCTAACAGCCTTTTTACTCGACATAATCGGCCGTAAAAAGCTACTAACTTTCAGCGCTCTGTCGTTTGCTGCCATGTGGTGTGGTATTTTGTGCAGTAAATCTGTGCTGATCATATACCTGAGTCGTATACTGTTTGGACTCGCTTACGGAGTCAACGATGGTACAAATAGCGTGTACCTGGGTGAAAACAGCTCGCCGATTGTACGCGGGGTATTCGGTTCGGTGACGATCTCGTTGTACTATTTCGGGTTGCTGTTGGAATTGGCGGTTGCTGGTTATTTTTCCGTTACGACCACCGCCATCATAAACTCGGTCATAATGTTTTCCACATTCCTGTGTACTTTCTGGATGGTCGAACCAGCTCAATTTTTACTCATGAAAGGCAAATCCGAACGAGCCAAGAAAAACTTCTTGTGGCTAAAAGGAGTCAGAGATATATCCGAGGTACAGCACGAATTcgagaaaattcaacaaaatgccAACGCCGAAATAACCAAGAAATCGTCTTACATGAAGATTTTCACCTCTCCGGCCAATTACAAAAGTGTATTGATCATGTTCGCCGTCTACGTTATGTCCGGATCGACCGGATACTACCCGATTATGTCGTTCGCTTCGGTTACATTTTCTTCGACAGAAATTCTCACCCAAAACCAGTTGATCATATTGTTCGGAATTTGCCAATTCGTAGTCGGAATGGTCACATCTTTCgttattgataaatttaatcGTAGATCGATTATGTTGGTCGGTTACACGATGATCTGCATCGTGCACGCGTTCACTGCCATTTTGTATTACGTGCAGGATAATTTAACTCAGATACCGTATTTTCCATGGCTTACGTTCGTTTCCATCACTGTGTATGCCATGATTTATGCCTTCGTGTATCCTGCGGTGTTCCTTATTCGTAGCGAATTATTTCCTCTGAGTGTCAAAGCAGTTGGTGGTTGCATCGCTGTCGTAGGGTATTCCTTGATGAGCTTTTTGATGACTAAGATTTTCCTATATGTGTCTGTCAACTTTGGTATCCATGTAAATTTCATTATGTTTTCTTGTATTAGTTTGACTCTGGCGTTTTTCATCTATTTCCTCGTACCTGAGACTAGGAATAAGTCTTTGATTGAAATACAGGAGATTTTGGAGAAAGAAAATTAG
- the LOC135846650 gene encoding facilitated trehalose transporter Tret1-like isoform X5, producing the protein MFSKKREIFHQSLALMTVCLNEFALGVGNGWIPPTLSILQNSGAEKSLTMEEASWIASLEHIGKIFGALLTAFLLDIIGRKKLLTFSALSFAAMWCGILCSKSVLIIYLSRILFGLAYGVNDGTNSVYLGENSSPIVRGVFGSVTISLYYFGLLLELAVAGYFSVTTTAIINSVIMFSTFLCTFWMVEPAQFLLMKGKSERAKKNFLWLKGVRDISEVQHEFEKIQQNANAEITKKSSYMKIFTSPANYKSVLIMFAVYVMSGSTGYYPIMSFASVTFSSTEILTQNQLIILFGICQFVVGMVTSFVIDKFNRRSIMLVGYTMICIVHAFTAILYYVQDNLTQIPYFPWLTFVSITVYAMIYAFVYPAVFLIRSELFPLSVKAVGGCIAVVGYSLMSFLMTKIFLYVSVNFGIHVNFIMFSCISLTLAFFIYFLVPETRNKSLIEIQEILEKEN; encoded by the exons ATGTTctccaaaaaaagagaaatctTTCACCAGTCTCTGGCTTTAATGACAG TCTGTTTGAACGAATTCGCCCTGGGCGTCGGCAACGGCTGGATTCCACCGACATTGAGCATTTTACAAAACAGCGGAGCTGAGAAGTCGTTGACGATGGAAGAAGCTTCGTGGATCGCATCCCTCGAGCATATCGGTAAAATATTCGGAGCTCTGCTAACAGCCTTTTTACTCGACATAATCGGCCGTAAAAAGCTACTAACTTTCAGCGCTCTGTCGTTTGCTGCCATGTGGTGTGGTATTTTGTGCAGTAAATCTGTGCTGATCATATACCTGAGTCGTATACTGTTTGGACTCGCTTACGGAGTCAACGATGGTACAAATAGCGTGTACCTGGGTGAAAACAGCTCGCCGATTGTACGCGGGGTATTCGGTTCGGTGACGATCTCGTTGTACTATTTCGGGTTGCTGTTGGAATTGGCGGTTGCTGGTTATTTTTCCGTTACGACCACCGCCATCATAAACTCGGTCATAATGTTTTCCACATTCCTGTGTACTTTCTGGATGGTCGAACCAGCTCAATTTTTACTCATGAAAGGCAAATCCGAACGAGCCAAGAAAAACTTCTTGTGGCTAAAAGGAGTCAGAGATATATCCGAGGTACAGCACGAATTcgagaaaattcaacaaaatgccAACGCCGAAATAACCAAGAAATCGTCTTACATGAAGATTTTCACCTCTCCGGCCAATTACAAAAGTGTATTGATCATGTTCGCCGTCTACGTTATGTCCGGATCGACCGGATACTACCCGATTATGTCGTTCGCTTCGGTTACATTTTCTTCGACAGAAATTCTCACCCAAAACCAGTTGATCATATTGTTCGGAATTTGCCAATTCGTAGTCGGAATGGTCACATCTTTCgttattgataaatttaatcGTAGATCGATTATGTTGGTCGGTTACACGATGATCTGCATCGTGCACGCGTTCACTGCCATTTTGTATTACGTGCAGGATAATTTAACTCAGATACCGTATTTTCCATGGCTTACGTTCGTTTCCATCACTGTGTATGCCATGATTTATGCCTTCGTGTATCCTGCGGTGTTCCTTATTCGTAGCGAATTATTTCCTCTGAGTGTCAAAGCAGTTGGTGGTTGCATCGCTGTCGTAGGGTATTCCTTGATGAGCTTTTTGATGACTAAGATTTTCCTATATGTGTCTGTCAACTTTGGTATCCATGTAAATTTCATTATGTTTTCTTGTATTAGTTTGACTCTGGCGTTTTTCATCTATTTCCTCGTACCTGAGACTAGGAATAAGTCTTTGATTGAAATACAGGAGATTTTGGAGAAAGAAAATTAG
- the LOC135846650 gene encoding facilitated trehalose transporter Tret1-like isoform X8 → MMAKSREMNQFLSLMTVCLNEFALGVGNGWIPPTLSILQNSGAEKSLTMEEASWIASLEHIGKIFGALLTAFLLDIIGRKKLLTFSALSFAAMWCGILCSKSVLIIYLSRILFGLAYGVNDGTNSVYLGENSSPIVRGVFGSVTISLYYFGLLLELAVAGYFSVTTTAIINSVIMFSTFLCTFWMVEPAQFLLMKGKSERAKKNFLWLKGVRDISEVQHEFEKIQQNANAEITKKSSYMKIFTSPANYKSVLIMFAVYVMSGSTGYYPIMSFASVTFSSTEILTQNQLIILFGICQFVVGMVTSFVIDKFNRRSIMLVGYTMICIVHAFTAILYYVQDNLTQIPYFPWLTFVSITVYAMIYAFVYPAVFLIRSELFPLSVKAVGGCIAVVGYSLMSFLMTKIFLYVSVNFGIHVNFIMFSCISLTLAFFIYFLVPETRNKSLIEIQEILEKEN, encoded by the exons ATGATGGCAAAATCGAGGGAAATGAACCAATTCTTATCACTTATGACAG TCTGTTTGAACGAATTCGCCCTGGGCGTCGGCAACGGCTGGATTCCACCGACATTGAGCATTTTACAAAACAGCGGAGCTGAGAAGTCGTTGACGATGGAAGAAGCTTCGTGGATCGCATCCCTCGAGCATATCGGTAAAATATTCGGAGCTCTGCTAACAGCCTTTTTACTCGACATAATCGGCCGTAAAAAGCTACTAACTTTCAGCGCTCTGTCGTTTGCTGCCATGTGGTGTGGTATTTTGTGCAGTAAATCTGTGCTGATCATATACCTGAGTCGTATACTGTTTGGACTCGCTTACGGAGTCAACGATGGTACAAATAGCGTGTACCTGGGTGAAAACAGCTCGCCGATTGTACGCGGGGTATTCGGTTCGGTGACGATCTCGTTGTACTATTTCGGGTTGCTGTTGGAATTGGCGGTTGCTGGTTATTTTTCCGTTACGACCACCGCCATCATAAACTCGGTCATAATGTTTTCCACATTCCTGTGTACTTTCTGGATGGTCGAACCAGCTCAATTTTTACTCATGAAAGGCAAATCCGAACGAGCCAAGAAAAACTTCTTGTGGCTAAAAGGAGTCAGAGATATATCCGAGGTACAGCACGAATTcgagaaaattcaacaaaatgccAACGCCGAAATAACCAAGAAATCGTCTTACATGAAGATTTTCACCTCTCCGGCCAATTACAAAAGTGTATTGATCATGTTCGCCGTCTACGTTATGTCCGGATCGACCGGATACTACCCGATTATGTCGTTCGCTTCGGTTACATTTTCTTCGACAGAAATTCTCACCCAAAACCAGTTGATCATATTGTTCGGAATTTGCCAATTCGTAGTCGGAATGGTCACATCTTTCgttattgataaatttaatcGTAGATCGATTATGTTGGTCGGTTACACGATGATCTGCATCGTGCACGCGTTCACTGCCATTTTGTATTACGTGCAGGATAATTTAACTCAGATACCGTATTTTCCATGGCTTACGTTCGTTTCCATCACTGTGTATGCCATGATTTATGCCTTCGTGTATCCTGCGGTGTTCCTTATTCGTAGCGAATTATTTCCTCTGAGTGTCAAAGCAGTTGGTGGTTGCATCGCTGTCGTAGGGTATTCCTTGATGAGCTTTTTGATGACTAAGATTTTCCTATATGTGTCTGTCAACTTTGGTATCCATGTAAATTTCATTATGTTTTCTTGTATTAGTTTGACTCTGGCGTTTTTCATCTATTTCCTCGTACCTGAGACTAGGAATAAGTCTTTGATTGAAATACAGGAGATTTTGGAGAAAGAAAATTAG
- the LOC135846658 gene encoding solute carrier family 2, facilitated glucose transporter member 6-like, with protein sequence MTKSAGTVNQVLSLMTVAFNELTIGIANGWVAPTLNGLRTPGGELSVTIEESSWIASLDHFGKIFGAIFTAFILDIVGRKILLTASAFVLFAIWVIVMFTRSVPILYVMRIMFGVFVGLNDGTNSNYLAENSSPYIRGVFGAVCITLYYIGLLAEFTIATYCSYSNTALINVIITFLAFLPVIWIKEPVQFLLMKGKIAKAEKNFAWLHGSNMNSEEIKVEFERIKQNAQAENLKKSSFKKTITAPANYKSMFIMITIHALAGSTGYFPVMSYASIAFSASDILTPNEFTVLFGIAQTLVVALTSFVISRFSRRTIILISFSLIAASHAVTTGLYYVNSNVVAIPYFPWLIFASITFYASVYAFVYPVVFVIRGELFPLSVKATGGCLSVIAFSTTSFLTTKMFLYISNAYGIEANFLLFAFLTLLTILFVYIFLPETKNKSLIEIQEMLEKND encoded by the exons atgacaaaatcagCAGGAACTGTGAATCAAGTTCTATCACTGATGACAG tGGCTTTTAACGAACTGACAATCGGAATCGCAAATGGCTGGGTAGCACCTACATTGAACGGTTTACGAACCCCCGGAGGTGAACTCTCTGTCACAATAGAAGAAAGTTCATGGATCGCTTCATTggaccattttggaaaaatattcggAGCAATTTTTACCGCATTTATACTCGATATCGTGGGCAGAAAAATTCTACTCACTGCCAGCGCATTCGTACTCTTCGCAATTTGGGTAATCGTCATGTTCACAAGATCTGTACCTATACTTTACGTAATGAGAATAATGTTCGGCGTATTTGTGGGCCTAAACGATGGCACAAATTCCAATTACTTGGCTGAAAACAGTTCCCCGTACATTCGAGGGGTATTCGGAGCTGTCTGCATAACCCTTTACTATATCGGTTTACTCGCCGAGTTCACCATCGCTACCTACTGCTCGTACAGCAATACCGCCCTTATCAACGTAATTATCACATTTTTAGCCTTCTTGCCAGTTATATGGATCAAAGAACCAGTGCAATTTTTACTCATGAAAGGAAAAATAGCCAAGGCAGAGAAGAATTTTGCCTGGTTGCACGGCAGCAACATGAACAGCGAAGAGATCAAAGTGGAATTTGAACGAATTAAACAGAACGcacaagctgaaaatttgaaaaaatcctcctttaaaaaaacaatcacaGCTCCGGCTAATTACAAAAGTATGTTCATCATGATCACCATCCATGCATTAGCTGGAAGCACAGGGTATTTTCCAGTCATGTCGTACGCTTCGATAGCTTTCTCAGCTTCGGATATCTTGACTCCGAATGAATTTACTGTACTATTTGGTATTGCTCAAACTCTAGTCGTAGCTCTAACATCTTTCGTCATTAGCCGTTTTAGTCGTAGGACGATCATCTTGATCTCATTTTCATTGATCGCTGCCAGTCACGCTGTGACCACCGGATTGTATTACGTTAACTCCAATGTGGTGGCCATTCCTTATTTTCCTTGGCTGATCTTTGCCTCGATTACGTTTTACGCCAGCGTTTACGCTTTCGTTTATCCAGTCGTATTCGTTATTCGAGGAGAATTGTTCCCTTTGAGTGTGAAGGCTACCGGAGGTTGTCTTTCTGTCATTGCTTTTTCAACTACTAGTTTCTTGACCACAAAGATGTTCTTATATATTTCAAATGCCTACGGAATCGAAGCAAATTTCTTGCTGTTTGCTTTTCTCACCCTTCTTACTATTCTATTCGTATATATTTTCTTGCCTGAGACGAAAAATAAATCGTTGATTGAAATACAAGAAATGCTCGAAAAGAATGATTAA